DNA sequence from the Malus sylvestris chromosome 10, drMalSylv7.2, whole genome shotgun sequence genome:
ATGGTAATGATCTTTAAATCGCTTGGGTTATGGAATCTGGTGGAGAAAAAGATTACAACCCCtgacttgaagaagaagaaggaagctgAAAGGTCATCGGATGATGCAGTCGATGAAGAAATGACTGCTGTGTTCATGAAGGATGCGAAAGCTCTAGGAATCATCCAGAATGCAGTCTCGGATCAAATATTCCTACGAATCGCCAATGCCGAGTCAGCTAAGATGGCATGGGATTTTTTGTACGGAGAATATCATGGTGGTGATCAGGTACGATCTGTGAAATTGCAGAATCTTAGAAGAGAATTTGAATATGCTAGGATGCGAGATGATGAGTCTTTATCTAGCTATCTTACAAGGTTGAATGAACTGATTAATCAGATGAGAACATTTGGTGAATTTATTTCAAATGAGAGACTTGTGCAGAAGGTTTTGATTAGTCTCAGTAAACCTTATGATTCTATTTGTTTGGTTATAGAAAATACAAAGAGTCTAGAGACTGTAGAATTGTAGgaaatagttacaatcttaaaGAGTCAAAAACAACGGTTTGATCTGCATACTGTTGATACTACTGGGAAAGCATTCTCATCTTTCTCAGTGACTCCAAATGAGCAAAATAGGGGTGGAGTTCAATCTGGTTCATCTCAATTCCAGAAGAATTAGAATCATAAGTGTAAGAAATGAGATTCAAAACTCAAGTTTCAGCAGAAATTTCCTGCTAATTTTGCATATAATGCACAATCAATGGGTCAGATAGGTACAAACCCACAATGCAGGGTATGTTCTAAGTTTCATTTTGGGGAATGTAGATATAAGGGGAAGCCTAAATGTTTCAACTGTGAAAAGTTTGGACACTAGGCTAGAGAGTGCACAGTAGGCAAATTAGTGCAAAAGGAAAACAGTGCTAATCAAGTAGAGGTGACAGGGAATCTGTATTATGCAAATAGCACAATCACTGAATCAAATGTGAATGGAGAATGGTATGTTGACAGTGGTTGTAGCAACCATATGACAGGGGATTCAAAATTATTAATAGACATGAAGACAAATGTGGTTGGCAAAGTTCAAATGCCCACAGGAGAACTCATAAATGTGGCAGGTTTTGGTACACTTGTGATAGACACAAGCAAAGGCAGAAAATATGTCAAAGAAGTAATGTACTTACCTGGGTTGAAGGAAAACTTACTAAGTGTGGGTCAGATGGATGAACACGGTTACTACCTAGTGTTTGGGGGGAAAATGTGTAGCATCTTTGATGGTCATTCTCTGGATTGTCTGGTACTCAAAGttgaaatgaaaaagaataggTGTTATCCTTTGACACTGGTACCAAATGATCAGGTTGTACTAAGAGCAAGTATTTCTAAGTCTACTTGGGTATGCACAAGAGACTAGGCCATCTGAATTTTAGAGGCCTTcaacaactcaagaacaaagaaaTGGTGCATGGACTGCCAGTTTTAGAAGAAGTGGATGAAGTTTGTGAGGGTTGTTAGTTTAGGAAGCAGCATAGAGAGTGGTTTCCAAAGAATCAGGCATGGAGAGCAAGCAAACCTCTAGAGCTGATACATGTAGATCTCTGTGGTCCTATGCAAAATGACTCTCTTATGGGTAACAAATACTTTATGCTTCTTGTAGATGACTGTACAAGAATGATGTGGGTTTATTTCTGAAATACAAGTCAGATGCTTTGATGTATTTTAGAAAATTCAAATCCATGGTGGAGTTACAAAGTGATTTTAAAGTAAAATGTCTGAGAAGTGACAGAGGTGGTGAATTCACATCCAATGAGTTTAACAAAATGTGTGAAGATGCAGGGATTCAAAGACAGCTTTCTATGGCTTATACTCCACAACAGAATGGAGTGGTAGAGAGGAAAAACATGGCTGTAGTTGAAATGGCAAAAGCTATGCTTCATGACAAAGGATTACCTAACTATTTGTGGGCAGAATCTGTACTCACAGCTGTCTACATACTGAATAGGTGTCCTACAAGAGCTCTTGGAGATGTAACTCCATTTGAAGCATTCAGCGGTCGAAAACCTAGAATTGCACACCTTAGAAtctttggttgtttgtgttatGTACACACACCAAGTGAGTTGAGACAGAAACTAGATGCAAAGAGTGTCAAGGGCATATTTGTAGGTTATGCAACCTGTGAAAAGGGGTACAATGTGTATGACCATCTTAATAAAAAGCTTATACTCTCAAGAGATGTAGTGTTTGATGAGAATGCAGCCTGGGAGTGGAAGAAAACCTCTAACAATTATGTAACTGTGTTGAGTCATGATGAGTTATCTGAGATGCCTAAAAGTATTTCATCATAGACAACTCCAGAAGGTCGTGACTATGTTTTGACACCAAGTTTGGTATCTTCTCATGAATCAGTAAGTGATGTGAGTAGTAGCATGAGAAATACTCAAGCCTTTGATCACACTCCATTGAGATGGAGGAATCTGGATGATGTTCTAGCACAATGCAATCTCTGCATTATGGAACCTGAAAAGTTTGAAGAGGCAGCTAAAGATGAATCATGGATGAAGGCTATGAAAAATGAATTGTCAATGATTGAGAAGAATGCAACATGGGAGCTAGTGAACAAACCAAGTGATAAACCTATAATTGGGGTTAAGTGGGTGTTCAAAACCAAGCTTAATCTTGATGGGACAGTGCAAAAGAATAAGGCAAGGCTGGTAGCCAAGGGGTATGCTCAGAAACCAGATGTTGATTATAATGAAACATTTGCACTTGTAGCTAGACTTGATACAATTCAGACTCTAATTGCTTTGGCAGCTCAAAAGAGTTGGAAACTATACCAACTAGATGTGAAATCTGCTTTTCTGAATGGAGTACTTGAAGAAGAGGTTTATGTAGAACAACCAGATGGGTTTGTGATCAAGGGAAGTGAAGACAAGGTGTACAAGCTTCATAAAGCTTTGTATGGTCTAAAACAGGCACCAAGGGCCTGGTATAGTGAAATTGATACCTATTTTGCTCACTGTGGATTTTTGAAAAGTCAAAGTGAAGCTACTCTTTACATCAAGGCAAGGGGATGAGAGATTCTAATTGTTTCAATCTATGTGAATGACATAGTGTATACTGGAAATAACAATAAGATGTTGAAAGAGTTCAAGGAGGACATGAtgataaaatataaaatgatagATTTGGGACTTCTTCACTATTTTCTTGGTATGGAAGTCATTCAAACTCACACATGCATAATTATCCACCAAAGAAAGTATGCAGCCTCCTTGTTGGATAAGTTTGGTTTGAGTGAATGTAAATCTGTGTTCACACCTCTTGTTTCATCAGAGAAGTTATGCAAAGATGATAGCAGTGGTTCAGCAAGTGAGGAACAGTATCGAAGAATTGTGGGAAGTTTGTTGTATCTCACAGCCACTCGACCATATATAATGTATGTCGCAAGTCTTCTAGCCCGATTCATGCACTGTCCTACAAGCAAACACTTTGGAACAGCCAAAAGAGTGCTTAGATACATCAAGGGAACATTAGATTATGGTCTGGAGTATGTAAAAGGAAATAATGCAATGTTAATCGGATTctgtgatagtgattggggaGGATCTGTTGATGACAGCAAAAACACTTCTGGTTATGCATTTTCTTTTGGTAGTAGAGTGTTCTCATGGGCCTCTGTGAAGCAAAATTGTGTAGCACTCTCTACTGCAGAAACAGAGTATATCAGTGCCTCTAAGGCAACTACTCATGCTATTTGGCTTCGGTTTGTTCTTGAAGACTTTGGTGAGTTACAAACTGAAGCAACTCCAATGCATTGTGACAACACTGCTGCAATTGCAATCACCAAGAATCCTGTGTTTCATCAGAAAACTAAACACATTGACAGGAGGTATCATTTTATCAAAGATGCATTACAAGAAGGCATCATTAATTTGATCTATTGTCCCACAAAAGAACAATTGGCAGATATCTTCCCAAAGCCTCTCACCAAAGATCGATTTAATCTTCTCAGAAGCAAACTTGGAGTGCAATCAGCTTTAgacttaaaggggagtgttgaattataagtctatAACTGATTATAAATAAGTTGTGATGTTAATATGTGTATGCACTTAGATTAACTACTAAGTGAGAAGGTATATAGATGTAAAGGCCATGAGTGTCATGTGTGATGATCTTAGCTATTAGCTAAATGAGTGGCTGAGATCTGTTTTTGAATGTTTTGATCCAGCTCAGTTTTTTGTTGTAAAGCTATATCTCTCCTTGCACGTTGTGTGTGAGTGAGAAAGGCAATTAATGAGAAATTATTCCTCTGTGTCTTTGCAGAAGGAAGAAACCACCACGTTCTTCTCTCCCTGTTTTCTCTGAAACTTcatcttctcttctctcctTAGAATTAACTCTATCAAATGTTAACAACCCTGTTGTTTCTTTGCCGGAGTTCAAGAGGTACTTCTCAGCTTCCTTTTTACCGAAATTGTCCCAAAGGAAATATGTATCGGTATTATACAACTTTGTAAATCTTCTGAGTTTGAAATCCTCCTCGCTTTCCTCGGGAAGTCGATTCAGGATATCTTCATCGATTTCACACCTCTGCTCCTTGATCCGATCTAGCATTTTGTGAACCTACTCTTGTTGATCATTGGAGCCCAGTTGCTTGAACAAAAAAATGGTCTCTTCATCGGAGAATTTTTTTACTATATCACAGAAGACAGAATAACCTTCAAAGGCTTGTTTACTAAATAGCTCCGTGAATGTTTTAACTCTGAAATCTTCGTCGCTTTTGACATTAAGTTCTGCTGGCCTTTCAAGTGGTACATCTCGACTTCGATACTTCGACACCACTCCATCAATCTGCTTTAGTTAATCGCTGGAGAAGAGTCGCCTGAACGCAAATTCTGCAAGACGTGAGACTAGATCAGCAGCCTGGACATATCTTGGTCGGAGCCGACAACATTGTCGATCTGAATTTGTCACTcacagaaaatgaaaatttacgGTAGAGGGCGGATAGTCGCCTGAATGCAAATTCTGCAAGACGCGAGACTAGATCAGCAGCCTGGACACATCTTGGTCGGAGCCGGTAATCACCCCCGGACATTGTCGATCTGAATTTGCCACTCACACAAAATGAAAATTCACGGTAGAGTGACTAGAGTGATAGACTTGACTATTGAGCATGCAAGGGTGACGGGTGGCCTTCTTAAAAGAATAATactactgcttttttttttatttaattatttattaggATAATGACACAAAACTACTTCACCGATGAGTTAAATTACAATTTCATACTTTATATTTTGAGAATTATAATGTTATACATCATCTTATGAATTTGTTGTAATGTCAAATATTTATCAATTTTTCTGTTTATTTAGATGCTGACGTGACTTAAGACAAAACTCATTCCCTAgtccaatttaattaaaaaaactaattaaatattaaaaattaaaaaaatcattcaaatatttttataataaaatgtaGGTCCACTTCTACAAACCCATCACCCTTCTTTCTGAAGTGTGATCGCCAAGAATGGCGAGATCGTGAGCTGCATCCTCATCGTTTAGAGGGTGGatctcataattttttttataaaaatgtttaaattattttatttttaatttttaaaatttaattaattttgtaatCAATTGAGCTAAAATGTGGATTTTTTCTTGAATCATGTTAGCTTTTAATAGAAAAATAGGCAAAAAAATTTATAGAGGTCTGATATTACAATAAATTCGTAAGATAAAGTATGATATtgtaattttaaaaacataaaatatgagattgtaattcaatccataattaaaataattttgtataatttccctttttttttttttccaaatatccCAGGACAAGGCCTCGAAGGTTCCCAGAATTAGATGTATGTCTTCCATGGGGGTAGTTTGGAGTACTTATTCTTTGTCAGTCGTTAATCTATTATTATGCCGTGTCATGAAACAAATTCTTGTTGCATCTTACTCTAGATATGTATTGTTTCGCtgctttttaaataattttttgtggGCTTGCGTGTCTAACCTTGTTTTACGTAGAATACGTATATTGTTGGGAAgaataataattgaaaaattcaattttttaaatcaaatttataaattaatacaaatttagtttaaaatgttAGTCTTTATGTTAAGAGAACTCGCCCTAAAACGAGTCTCTCTAATGTCAATTTCAATGGTTTCATTTTGACGTTCATGGATGCAAAATTACCAAGACTGCAAGACTCCATAAAATATAATGTTtttgattaaaaattaaagGTAAAATACACTCTAGATTCATATTTGAAAGCTAAATACTACGCACAAGCCAAACATATGAAAAATTAGTTAAAGGCAAATCGACAAAGAAATTAAATGATGCAAAATCAAATGAATTGTAACAAATCAAATCCCATAGACCGCTTGAGACTTGAGACTTGAGACTTGAGAGATAATCGGCGCACCCTAAACCTACCGCCCTCCGCCATTCCCCCGTGAACCGCCAGATGCATGTATGGCTAAATAGGTTTGGATTCCGGTGAGTATTAAGGCAATTAAAACGGCTGAGGCAGACATAAAGGACCAAGGGGTATCAAAATACGTCAACATAAAACCTGCCCATTGCACGTTCCAAACATTCTTGCAGTGCTCATTCACATCCTTGAATAATTGCAGCAAGTAACTCGCATTGATGTCGAAAGCCGCATCTTTGCCAAGATTTTTGAAGAAATGAGTAACCTCCTCATCGGATCCAAGATAATTCTCGATAATGTTCCTGTCACAGAGGAAGGTTGTATCCGCAGGCGTGCCGATGAGGCAGTTCATGAATACAGCAAAAGTGGTTATGTGCTTGTGGCAATGATTATAACATTGTTCAAATGCAACGAAATTCAGGAGTAGATGGACACGGAAATCGTCCACTGTTATCTGCGGAACTTCTAGCACTCCGTTGCAGAATCTGATATCTTTGAAGCTGGTCGCTGCCCCTTTCTTAAACTTAATTCCCGCTTGATGAAGCTTTTTCACTGATCGGATCAATTCAACTGACTCAAAATGATTTTCTTGAGGAGGATCAGGAATATCGGAGATAAAAGTCAAGCGAAGTAAATCGAGCAGATGTACTCcttttagattaaaatatttcttcaagtcttcatcAGATCTTTGTGCCACTGCGAAATTGAAGAATTTCAAAGAAGCCTTGCTAACGGATGAGTCATcagaatcctttcttgaagGTTTCGATTTATTAAATAACATTTCGAGAACGAAGAAAGGAATTTGGTTCTCTTGCCGAAGAAGGTCTAGCATGAGCTTAGGCAGTACCCAATTCAAGTTAAAGATGGCATCGTCCGGATCAACGCATGGATCTCTTTCTGATAAACGTTCAACTCTGAAGAAGATTTCGATAATGAAGAGACCGTCTAGTACCATCATCTGAACGAGCTCGCTTTTGCTCAAGTTGAGGGTCTCAGAATAGCACCCTCGTATGTCTTCCTCCTTAAAAGCTACAAGCTGCAAGTAATCAGCAAGTGTGGGGCCAGTTGGTGGTGTTCGAGCAAGTAAGTCGCGATGATATCTCCATTTGTGTTGCTGCATCATCTGTAGATCTGGCTTGCCGTGGTGATATGGACCGATGGAGACTATATGCGGGTGGTAGGTCTGGCTGTTGATTTCGACCAACCATTGGGGTACTTTGAAGATGCAGCAAGATCTCGTACCAGCTGATGGGCGAAGTAGCCAACCTGTTTTCTCGACTGACTTGAGACTTTCCTCCATTGACGACGTCAGCTGAGTTATATTAATGGCGTCCGGGGATGCCATTTGAATGACCACATCCCCGTCTCTACCTCCATTGTTTGCTGTTGATAAACTTGAGCTTGATGTTGATGGTGAGGTCATTGTTGCTATATGTATTTTTACTAAAACGAAAGAGAAGTAGTGCTTGTGAAGTTGTCGaatagaaaaaatttaaaaagtacgGTTTTTCAAGTCTCGTAAAGAAGAACTTTACGAAAACTCAGAAAAGAAAGCCTCGAGAAGAACAGATGCAGGTTCCGTTTAGGATTgtggtgattttaaaaaaaatcactgTGAAAAAAGTTGAgggttatttttgtgtttggtaaactgaaaaaaaaggacttattttggaagctgctgtgagaataagctgaaaatcaaaggaaaagctgaagctgctatttgctgctttgaaaaaaagccagttttttcaaagcacacgaagctacaatgctcctttaatgaaaagacacactatcattctgcttttttttccaaaagcactttcacaaaaaagtttaccaaacactctactggctttatttcacagccgcttattctcacagcacagccgcttattctcacagcacagccgcttattctcacaacagctttttttcaaagcaacagcaataccaaaccagcccgcAGTACTATTGCAGCTGGGGCAATTAAAATATAGAGTAagattctcttttttcttcttttttgttctttctttcctttcatTTCCCTTCTTTCTGTCTCTTTTATTTGAACCATTATGATTAAatcatattaaaaaagaaaatatgataAAAGGAGATGGaaagaaatagaaagaaaataattCTTAAAATATCGCAAAcagtttggtttaatttgaacGGTTCACAAATGGAGCTTAGGGTGAAACCGGCTCACAATAAAACTGAACTCCGGGTCTCAAAGACCCGTATAATTCACGGGTAAAACTTGACGACTTTTGGGAAGAacttgaattttaaatttttcagTCAAAGCTCGACAGATCAGAGGTGTTTTGACAGAAAAGCTAATAATTCGGTTAGGGGGTGATGCTGGTTCGATTGGATATGTGTGGTGGCTGTACCTGTACATCAGGGAAAAGGGAAGTGGAGCTAGCGGCAGGTCGGTTCTAAGATTTTTTAGGTCCGAAGCCACGCTAAAATATGTGTTCTAAGTTCTaactttatataaaaaaaaattatttatttttacatgtaagatttcaataaaattatacttaaaacacttcaaactcaataatttagaaatacgaaaaaattaatttattttgtaatgAGAGAAGGGAACCAAAAACTCCCGAGCTTACAAGTAAATAGATAATGAGTTTTGTTTACCTTCTATCTGAACTTTTAcaatgtttttatataaatcatGATGTGTTTTTTCtcatttactaaccttgtcaatatgggactaaaaaaataatgatgttttcgagtcaataattgatatgtataagcAATGAATGAGcactaaattaaatatattgGTGACACGTCGtatgatttgtaaatttggtctacgcattactctttgttgaatgttagacttgaattggaacGAATGTTTCAAAACTGCAACACACATAGCTACTAGctattaattaaaaagaaattaaaaaccaaacaaaaattcctaaaaattgaaaataataaacaagCACATAAACTCTTGATGatattaaacaacaaaaatcattgctTCTGAAACCTCTTGATCTTTTAGCCAAATTTCATAAATCATTGCTTAGGAAAGGAAATTCATAAAAGTTGGAAAGTGAAATAACATATAGTGTTTTGAACTCAAGATcttcttattaattttaaacaagATAAAGCACCACTTAAGGTCAAACTTTTTGATCatgtaaattttataaattttataaattttataaatttataaatttatacttgggagcagcctctccataaataggggtaaggctagccgacattcacctctcccagaccctgcgtaaagcgggagccttgtgcactgggtacgacctttatactTTTATGAGAAAAAATTCGTAAAAATAAGAAAGTAAATGGACACACATGATATTTTTGAACCGAAGACCTCTTCATTAAATTCAAACACCAAAAGGCaattctagttaaatttctttatcaatgaccaaattaaaaaaaaaatacttttatgaaaacatatatcatTATGCTATAATAATTTTGATGTCTCCatttttttgggccctggaTGGTTAACCAGCCTGCACTGGATCTGGCCTGGCCCGATTGGCTGAAGTGGGATGGAGGAGTCTCAGGCCGCGGCTCAGCCGCAGCAGCAGCTGGTGGTTGGATTGGAGATGTCAGGGGTCATCCTTGTCCTCCTCTGCAAGCTCGAAGCCCTCCTCTTCAAGTTTGAGACTTTTAGCTTCAGTGAGTCTATGCATCCTAGATTTCTTATGCTGCTTGTATTTCACGTGCAATGGAAAGGGTTCGAAgatgttttctttgtttccaAGCATCAAGTTTTGCAAAAATT
Encoded proteins:
- the LOC126585459 gene encoding UPF0481 protein At3g47200-like isoform X2, yielding MTSPSTSSSSLSTANNGGRDGDVVIQMASPDAINITQLTSSMEESLKSVEKTGWLLRPSAGTRSCCIFKVPQWLVEINSQTYHPHIVSIGPYHHGKPDLQMMQQHKWRYHRDLLARTPPTGPTLADYLQLVAFKEEDIRGCYSETLNLSKSELVQMMVLDGLFIIEIFFRVERLSERDPCVDPDDAIFNLNWVLPKLMLDLLRQENQIPFFVLEMLFNKSKPSRKDSDDSSVSKASLKFFNFAVAQRSDEDLKKYFNLKGVHLLDLLRLTFISDIPDPPQENHFESVELIRSVKKLHQAGIKFKKGAATSFKDIRFCNGVLEVPQITVDDFRVHLLLNFVAFEQCYNHCHKHITTFAVFMNCLIGTPADTTFLCDRNIIENYLGSDEEVTHFFKNLGKDAAFDINASYLLQLFKDVNEHCKNVWNVQWAGFMLTYFDTPWSFMSASAVLIALILTGIQTYLAIHASGGSRGNGGGR
- the LOC126585459 gene encoding UPF0481 protein At3g47200-like isoform X1 — its product is MTSPSTSSSSLSTANNGGRDGDVVIQMASPDAINITQLTSSMEESLKSVEKTGWLLRPSAGTRSCCIFKVPQWLVEINSQTYHPHIVSIGPYHHGKPDLQMMQQHKWRYHRDLLARTPPTGPTLADYLQLVAFKEEDIRGCYSETLNLSKSELVQMMVLDGLFIIEIFFRVERLSERDPCVDPDDAIFNLNWVLPKLMLDLLRQENQIPFFVLEMLFNKSKPSRKDSDDSSVSKASLKFFNFAVAQRSDEDLKKYFNLKGVHLLDLLRLTFISDIPDPPQENHFESVELIRSVKKLHQAGIKFKKGAATSFKDIRFCNGVLEVPQITVDDFRVHLLLNFVAFEQCYNHCHKHITTFAVFMNCLIGTPADTTFLCDRNIIENYLGSDEEVTHFFKNLGKDAAFDINASYLLQLFKDVNEHCKNVWNVQWAGFMLTYFDTPWSFMSASVVLIALLLNAIQAVLAIYASDGPEGHGGGR